One stretch of Chitinophaga pendula DNA includes these proteins:
- a CDS encoding YdeI/OmpD-associated family protein has protein sequence MKETTPDIQFFATPEEWRKWLEKNHQKATEHWVGFYKTGSKQPSITWPESVSEALCFGWIDGIRKSIDENSYKIRFTPRRPGSIWSAVNIKKIAELTAQGRMHPAGITVFQNRKEGNTNGYSYSQDKIALNEAFEKTFRKNKKAWEFFRSQAPSYQKVAIHWVMSAKQAPTRIKRLESLISDSAAGLRLAHQRRK, from the coding sequence ATGAAAGAAACAACACCAGACATACAGTTTTTCGCAACACCGGAAGAATGGCGTAAATGGCTGGAGAAAAATCATCAAAAAGCCACCGAACATTGGGTCGGTTTCTATAAAACAGGTAGCAAGCAACCGTCCATCACCTGGCCCGAATCCGTCTCCGAAGCCCTCTGCTTCGGTTGGATAGATGGCATCCGCAAATCCATCGATGAGAATAGCTATAAAATAAGATTTACCCCCCGCCGCCCCGGTAGCATATGGAGCGCCGTTAACATCAAAAAGATCGCAGAACTGACAGCACAAGGCCGCATGCACCCCGCGGGAATAACGGTCTTCCAGAACCGCAAAGAAGGCAATACCAACGGGTACTCCTACAGCCAGGATAAAATAGCACTGAACGAAGCCTTCGAAAAAACCTTCCGGAAAAACAAAAAAGCCTGGGAGTTCTTCCGCTCACAAGCCCCTTCCTATCAGAAAGTAGCCATCCATTGGGTCATGTCCGCCAAACAAGCACCTACCCGCATCAAACGCCTCGAAAGCCTTATCAGCGACTCCGCTGCCGGCCTGCGATTAGCCCACCAGAGAAGGAAATAA
- a CDS encoding mechanosensitive ion channel family protein — MLQIPTRQCFFRSILLITLLVTFNNHLSLYAQQPAATDSTTRDNHAGLSPEDSMVLKIEDIHNVLNRINNITAQGFNTQPIETGLPEIQGGLSAIDQNIALYSKVLNIRNLQTYRVLLGDMRRQLGNWRETLFGYNRDLTKMTADMNAFRNDSSIHRVLRDTAFRQLYISELQQLLSKGRQARKAINDDLQRINKLQALVSNSYFKSMELENRLNEQLRVFSIRTSGQEYASLWDARDTKENAAMLEMARKSYEGEQKIISYYFNHHKGYWFWFFLIGFIFFYWVFKGFRTIKDSGQQDVLADVHFRYLRSWPILATLVVMLNVAPFFDLNPPSVYVELMQFFLLITLTLLFWRNWPRRVFLYYWLPIFFFNLAIPVFNKTTEPSATLRVWMLAIQTLSVVFGFFFLKKARKAIELHRLVRTVTIVYIVFNILAILMNLFGRFSLSGVYGTAAILGFTQIIGMSIFTSIITEAFYLQMKKSRISGGVTAKFNYEKIKNSLDRILSVVMFIGWIIIFTTNLNFYNDLYSLFDLLLTTSRKIGTTTFTLGNILLFFAVIFIANILQKYIGYFFGETEDDFVGEVSKKGSKLVLMRLIVLLVGFLIAIAASGLPVDKVTVVLGALGVGIGLGLQNIVNNLVSGMILIFERPLQVGDFVEVGARQGRVRDIGIRSSKLVTAAGAEVIVPNGDLLSGQLVNWTLRNNHIRTELSLKLAPPDQLDQAKAIIIQEIEQIDEVLNRPAVEILITNITAAVVEIKVQVWLQTVGREQVVRSEMLNRIYNKLKENGVTVQ, encoded by the coding sequence ATGTTGCAGATACCTACCCGCCAATGTTTTTTCCGCTCCATCTTGTTGATTACCTTACTGGTAACCTTCAATAACCACCTGTCCCTATACGCGCAGCAACCCGCTGCAACCGACTCCACAACCAGGGATAACCACGCCGGTTTATCCCCAGAAGACAGCATGGTCCTCAAAATCGAAGACATCCATAATGTCCTCAATCGCATCAACAACATCACCGCTCAGGGTTTCAATACCCAACCCATAGAAACCGGACTACCCGAAATACAGGGCGGCCTCAGCGCCATCGATCAAAACATCGCCCTCTACAGCAAAGTCCTCAACATACGCAACCTCCAGACATACCGCGTCCTGCTCGGTGATATGCGCCGCCAGCTGGGCAACTGGAGAGAAACCCTCTTCGGATACAACCGCGACCTCACCAAAATGACCGCGGACATGAACGCCTTCCGCAACGACTCCTCCATACACAGAGTCCTCCGCGATACCGCCTTCCGGCAACTCTATATATCCGAACTGCAACAACTCCTCTCCAAAGGCCGCCAAGCCCGTAAAGCAATCAACGACGACCTCCAACGCATAAATAAACTACAAGCCCTCGTATCCAACTCCTACTTCAAATCCATGGAGCTGGAAAATAGACTCAACGAACAACTACGCGTATTCAGCATACGAACCTCCGGACAAGAATATGCCTCTCTCTGGGACGCCCGAGATACCAAAGAAAATGCCGCCATGCTGGAAATGGCCCGCAAATCATATGAAGGCGAACAAAAGATCATCTCCTATTATTTCAACCACCACAAAGGCTACTGGTTCTGGTTCTTCCTCATAGGTTTCATCTTCTTCTACTGGGTGTTCAAAGGCTTCCGTACCATCAAAGACTCCGGCCAGCAGGATGTACTCGCAGACGTACACTTCAGATACCTCCGCTCCTGGCCTATCCTCGCTACCCTCGTAGTCATGCTGAACGTAGCCCCCTTCTTCGATCTCAACCCACCTTCCGTATATGTAGAACTCATGCAGTTTTTCCTGCTGATAACACTAACACTCCTCTTCTGGCGAAACTGGCCCCGTCGCGTATTCCTCTACTACTGGTTGCCCATATTTTTCTTCAACCTGGCAATCCCCGTATTCAATAAAACCACAGAACCCAGCGCAACCCTCCGCGTATGGATGCTCGCCATACAAACACTGTCCGTCGTATTCGGATTTTTCTTCCTCAAAAAAGCAAGAAAGGCCATCGAGTTACACAGGCTCGTGCGCACCGTCACCATCGTTTATATCGTCTTTAATATACTGGCCATACTGATGAACCTCTTCGGCCGCTTCAGCCTCTCCGGTGTATACGGTACCGCCGCCATCCTAGGCTTTACCCAGATCATCGGTATGTCTATCTTCACCAGTATCATCACCGAAGCATTCTACCTCCAGATGAAAAAAAGCCGTATATCCGGCGGCGTAACAGCCAAATTCAACTACGAAAAAATAAAGAACAGCCTCGACCGCATTCTCAGCGTCGTAATGTTCATCGGCTGGATCATCATCTTCACCACCAACCTCAATTTCTATAACGACCTCTATAGCCTCTTCGACCTCCTGCTCACCACCTCCCGGAAAATAGGTACCACTACCTTCACCCTGGGTAATATCCTCCTGTTCTTCGCCGTAATATTTATCGCCAATATCCTACAGAAATATATCGGATACTTCTTCGGCGAAACAGAAGACGACTTCGTGGGAGAAGTAAGTAAGAAAGGGTCCAAACTGGTACTCATGCGCCTCATCGTATTACTGGTCGGCTTCCTCATCGCTATCGCCGCCTCCGGCCTCCCCGTAGACAAAGTAACCGTAGTACTGGGCGCCCTCGGCGTCGGTATCGGTCTCGGCCTCCAGAATATCGTCAATAACCTCGTATCCGGTATGATCCTCATCTTCGAACGACCCCTCCAGGTCGGCGACTTCGTAGAAGTAGGCGCCCGCCAGGGTAGAGTAAGAGATATCGGCATCCGGTCCAGCAAACTCGTTACCGCCGCCGGCGCAGAAGTCATCGTCCCCAACGGCGACCTCCTCTCCGGTCAACTCGTTAACTGGACCCTCCGTAATAACCATATCCGCACCGAACTATCCCTTAAACTGGCACCCCCCGATCAACTTGATCAGGCAAAAGCCATCATAATACAGGAAATAGAACAAATAGATGAAGTACTCAACCGCCCTGCAGTAGAAATACTCATCACCAATATCACCGCCGCCGTCGTGGAAATAAAAGTGCAGGTATGGCTGCAAACCGTCGGCCGCGAACAGGTAGTACGCAGCGAAATGCTCAATCGTATCTACAACAAGCTGAAAGAAAACGGCGTCACCGTACAATAA
- a CDS encoding formylglycine-generating enzyme family protein, translated as MYVGIRKTGMLGLIAALAACGNTGHKNTHAGSTDTTKTTTHNIPAADTSPAKMVWIPGGTFEMGAEDFKDALPIHKVTIPGFLVDEHEVTNAEFARFVAATGYVTIAEQPLDPKDYPGVPIDKLVSGSAVFTPPSHPVSLDDPMQWWIYVPGASWKHPGGPNTSISGHEQEPVVHVSYEDAAAYAKWAGKRLPTEAEWEFAAQGGHGRRPYYWGNELKPAGKWVANIYQGNFPNQNLLEDGFAAAAPVKSFPPNDYGLYDMDGNVWEWCADFYRPDYYQHSPANNPKGPADSFDPDEPGAVKRVQRGGSFLCSDQYCNRYKPGSRGKGEVKSGSNNLGFRCVKDSTVAKK; from the coding sequence ATGTATGTAGGGATAAGAAAGACCGGGATGCTCGGCCTCATAGCCGCACTCGCAGCTTGTGGCAACACGGGCCATAAAAACACCCATGCCGGCAGCACCGACACCACCAAGACCACCACACATAATATACCTGCCGCCGACACCTCGCCGGCTAAAATGGTATGGATACCGGGCGGTACCTTCGAAATGGGCGCCGAAGACTTCAAAGATGCCTTGCCCATTCATAAAGTAACCATACCAGGATTCCTCGTGGATGAACACGAAGTCACTAACGCCGAATTCGCCCGCTTCGTCGCCGCAACAGGATACGTCACCATCGCCGAACAACCACTCGATCCTAAAGACTATCCGGGCGTACCTATAGATAAACTGGTGTCCGGCTCCGCCGTCTTCACCCCGCCATCACATCCCGTATCCCTCGACGATCCCATGCAGTGGTGGATATACGTACCTGGCGCCAGCTGGAAACACCCGGGTGGCCCCAATACCTCCATCTCAGGCCACGAACAGGAACCCGTCGTCCACGTCTCCTACGAAGATGCCGCCGCCTACGCCAAATGGGCCGGTAAACGCCTTCCCACAGAAGCCGAATGGGAATTCGCCGCTCAGGGCGGCCATGGCAGAAGACCCTACTACTGGGGCAATGAACTCAAACCAGCGGGTAAATGGGTCGCCAATATCTACCAGGGCAACTTCCCTAACCAAAACCTGCTCGAAGATGGATTCGCCGCCGCCGCTCCCGTCAAAAGTTTCCCGCCCAACGACTACGGACTCTATGACATGGATGGCAACGTTTGGGAATGGTGCGCCGACTTCTACCGCCCCGACTATTACCAACATAGCCCGGCCAACAACCCGAAAGGACCTGCCGACAGCTTCGACCCCGACGAACCGGGCGCCGTTAAAAGAGTACAACGGGGAGGATCATTCCTCTGCAGCGACCAATACTGTAATCGCTATAAACCAGGCAGCAGAGGAAAAGGAGAAGTGAAAAGCGGTAGCAACAACCTGGGTTTCCGTTGCGTAAAAGATAGCACCGTCGCCAAAAAATAA
- a CDS encoding alkaline phosphatase, whose translation MNRLFYAVLLSLAAPTLRAQTPLYTTANAHAHNDYLNKMPFYTAYYETFGSIEADVFERKGQLYVAHTSGEIDSSRTLERLYLQPLLQQLRQHKGYPYADSSRSLQLMIDFKTSGTATMKALVQQLERYPAITRSGKVQVVISGDQPAVAEWAQYPGYILFDGKVKEPYTSAQLARIPMFSANLRDYTSWNGKGVIIHKEKALVEQAIADVHAKGKKMRFWGAPDNINTWKTMVNMGVDYIGTDHIAALSSFLGSRAASEYRSGKDTHAIYTARYVNNDQRTEVKNVILLIGDGMGLTQIYSGLTANHGQLNLLQMINIGFSKTYSADNYITDSAAGGTAMASGQKTNNRAIGVDATGVAHPAIPDLIAPFRMRSALISAGDITDATPAAFYGHQPDRGMQQAIANDFLKSPVDIMIGGGPKYFTSLSGALQKQGYTIVNRYADMDSIRADKYLVLDDQNSRSMQQGRGNFLTHAMEKAIGSMRQNKEGFFMMAEGAQIDIGGHANNVSYMASEMVDFDAAIGAAMRFADEDGKTLVIVTADHETGGLSLLDGDIRQGYIDGHFSTNDHSAVMVPVFAYGPHSLDFRGVYENTDIFRRIMEVLQRYHASKK comes from the coding sequence ATGAACAGATTATTCTACGCTGTGCTGCTGTCACTTGCGGCACCTACACTCAGGGCACAAACGCCTCTTTACACTACTGCGAATGCACATGCGCATAATGACTACCTGAACAAGATGCCTTTTTACACTGCTTATTACGAGACTTTCGGGTCTATAGAAGCGGATGTTTTTGAGAGAAAGGGGCAGTTGTATGTGGCGCATACGTCTGGTGAGATAGACAGCAGCCGTACGCTTGAGCGGCTGTACTTGCAACCATTATTGCAGCAGTTGCGGCAGCACAAAGGTTATCCTTATGCGGACAGCAGCCGTAGTCTGCAGCTGATGATCGATTTCAAGACCAGCGGTACGGCTACGATGAAAGCGCTGGTGCAGCAGCTGGAGCGATATCCGGCTATTACGCGGTCGGGTAAGGTGCAGGTAGTGATCAGCGGTGATCAGCCGGCGGTAGCGGAGTGGGCGCAATATCCCGGATATATTCTTTTTGACGGGAAGGTGAAGGAGCCATATACGTCGGCGCAGCTGGCCCGTATTCCTATGTTCAGTGCCAACCTGCGGGATTATACCAGCTGGAATGGTAAGGGTGTGATCATACATAAGGAGAAGGCGCTGGTGGAGCAGGCTATTGCCGATGTGCATGCGAAAGGCAAAAAGATGCGATTCTGGGGAGCACCTGATAATATCAATACCTGGAAGACGATGGTGAATATGGGAGTGGACTATATCGGCACGGATCATATTGCAGCGTTGAGTAGTTTCCTGGGTAGCCGTGCGGCCTCTGAGTACCGGTCGGGGAAGGATACGCACGCGATCTATACTGCCCGTTATGTGAACAATGATCAGCGGACGGAAGTAAAAAATGTGATCCTGCTGATCGGTGACGGTATGGGACTGACGCAGATCTATTCTGGTCTGACGGCTAACCACGGGCAGCTGAACCTGTTGCAGATGATCAATATCGGGTTTTCGAAAACCTATTCTGCTGATAATTACATTACTGACTCGGCGGCGGGAGGTACAGCGATGGCGAGTGGTCAGAAGACCAATAACCGGGCTATCGGTGTGGATGCTACTGGTGTGGCTCATCCGGCTATTCCTGACCTGATCGCCCCTTTCCGTATGAGGAGTGCGCTGATCAGTGCCGGTGATATCACGGATGCTACGCCTGCGGCTTTTTACGGTCATCAGCCAGATCGCGGGATGCAGCAGGCTATTGCCAATGACTTCCTGAAAAGCCCGGTGGATATTATGATAGGCGGAGGTCCGAAGTATTTCACTTCCCTGTCTGGTGCTTTACAAAAGCAAGGGTATACTATTGTGAACCGTTATGCGGATATGGACAGTATCCGTGCGGACAAGTACCTGGTGCTGGACGATCAAAATTCCCGTTCTATGCAGCAGGGGCGCGGTAATTTCCTGACACATGCTATGGAGAAGGCGATTGGTTCTATGCGTCAAAACAAGGAAGGTTTTTTTATGATGGCAGAAGGGGCGCAGATCGATATTGGCGGGCATGCGAACAATGTTAGTTATATGGCCAGTGAGATGGTAGATTTTGATGCTGCTATCGGGGCAGCGATGCGATTTGCGGATGAAGACGGCAAGACGCTGGTGATTGTCACGGCGGATCATGAGACCGGGGGATTAAGTTTGCTGGACGGGGATATCCGCCAGGGGTATATTGACGGTCATTTCAGCACTAATGACCACAGTGCGGTGATGGTACCGGTATTTGCTTACGGGCCTCATTCCCTGGATTTCCGGGGGGTGTATGAGAATACGGATATATTCCGTCGTATTATGGAGGTATTACAACGTTATCACGCCTCTAAAAAATAA
- a CDS encoding thiol-activated cytolysin family protein: MKTNLLVVLSGAALLFASCEKKLKDISPEQRPLSAFSHLPKFPEPLIRVKNSMSLKDYLADIQLSPTTFIKDSFWAAGTGKSVIYESTEQAVLPDNEILAYPGSIIRGNSISTMDFIPIAGYIPRPIRVGVTFPTTTPTGTIASPSLSETRVFLRNSLLNAPGSGKQISSFSFELSRFTYYEEIKQSFGSNAKVKGIFSSSSSSSSWGQNKISKSTGVVLKFTQKNFDISMDIPRDGQLIDPASNPNNFGQYSPVYVSSVTYGRMGIIVIESNYSFNDVNSAFSKVTRKLFKSSSETLTTSEQQVIDNSEIQVFIVGGHGETEAQAISGYDSFVNYVAGGGEFSAADPGVPIAFTLRYLSDHSLFKTRFQVDFAN; the protein is encoded by the coding sequence ATGAAAACGAACCTATTAGTGGTACTGAGTGGTGCGGCGTTGTTGTTCGCTTCTTGCGAGAAGAAGCTAAAGGATATCAGTCCTGAGCAGCGGCCATTATCTGCTTTCAGTCATTTGCCCAAGTTTCCGGAGCCATTGATCCGGGTGAAGAACAGCATGTCTTTAAAAGATTACCTGGCGGATATCCAGCTGAGTCCTACGACTTTTATCAAGGACAGTTTCTGGGCGGCGGGTACCGGTAAGAGTGTGATCTATGAATCTACGGAGCAGGCGGTGTTGCCGGACAACGAGATACTGGCATATCCTGGTTCTATTATCCGGGGTAACAGTATCAGTACGATGGATTTTATTCCGATTGCCGGTTATATTCCGCGGCCTATCCGGGTGGGTGTTACTTTCCCGACGACGACGCCTACGGGTACTATTGCCAGTCCGTCCTTATCGGAGACCCGTGTATTCCTGCGTAATTCGCTGCTGAATGCGCCAGGATCGGGCAAACAGATCTCTAGCTTTAGTTTTGAGCTGTCCCGGTTTACTTATTACGAGGAGATCAAACAATCTTTTGGTTCCAATGCGAAGGTGAAAGGTATCTTTTCTTCTTCCAGCAGTTCTTCGAGCTGGGGTCAGAACAAGATCTCCAAGTCTACGGGTGTGGTGTTGAAGTTTACGCAGAAGAACTTTGACATCAGTATGGATATACCCCGTGATGGTCAGTTGATCGATCCGGCGTCGAATCCTAATAATTTCGGTCAGTATTCTCCGGTGTATGTGAGTTCTGTGACTTATGGCCGGATGGGTATTATTGTGATCGAGTCGAATTATTCTTTCAACGATGTGAATTCTGCCTTTAGTAAGGTGACGCGGAAGTTGTTCAAGAGTTCATCTGAGACGCTGACGACCTCTGAGCAGCAGGTGATTGACAATTCGGAGATACAGGTATTTATTGTGGGCGGACACGGGGAGACGGAGGCGCAGGCGATCTCCGGATATGATTCTTTTGTTAATTATGTAGCCGGGGGTGGTGAGTTTTCTGCCGCTGATCCTGGCGTTCCTATTGCGTTTACGCTGAGATACCTCAGTGATCACTCGTTGTTCAAGACGCGGTTCCAGGTGGACTTTGCTAATTAA
- a CDS encoding thiol-activated cytolysin family protein, with protein sequence MRKYYSLSAILLLMLLLGNACRKASKEEQTAPISSSALTAFSHLKKYPERTIQIDLKGEAPRSPFNGVAVDAGKVLDEQKLSDPVPGTIGYVNPIRELINWETGSYAWEFESNEHAVYSDYEDQIYPGALIKGNSVESFDFNPVVGYTPKPISVSVSLPAPASLVAANIAVPSLTATTQMVNNVLLNSEFSQSGFSKYNLNIKEFTYYDELKEFFATSKNTNAIFFNSSSTGSTGIKKISKTTGLMAKFIQKNFTVDMDIPKAGQLIDLNVDAGILGAYSPLYVSSVTYGRLGIITVESNASFDELKTAFQKAFGILGIVNGSNTLTQAEINIINGADIKVYLVGGQGAMAVQTMSGYQHFMQYLGGGQTFSAQTPGMPIVFSMRYLSDHKPYKAKFQINYGNIEKVYARIETAWSDKKEPFPPPYRKFYFYNVFLAFYSDAACTKPMKASNVIKFSYNYTTRGGLNRPMSDVYTSPATVIDNVQKGTKILLEQDALMEVVISGSAPPDMPTGTEYQKTYTLLPGNGYTVK encoded by the coding sequence ATGCGTAAATATTATTCTTTATCCGCTATACTGTTGCTGATGCTCTTGTTGGGCAATGCCTGCCGCAAGGCATCGAAGGAGGAGCAGACGGCTCCTATCTCTTCGTCAGCGCTTACTGCTTTTAGTCATCTGAAGAAGTATCCGGAGCGGACCATTCAAATTGACCTGAAGGGGGAAGCTCCCCGTTCTCCCTTTAACGGTGTGGCGGTGGATGCCGGGAAGGTGCTGGACGAGCAGAAATTATCTGATCCTGTGCCTGGTACTATCGGTTATGTTAATCCTATACGGGAACTGATCAACTGGGAGACGGGTTCGTATGCCTGGGAGTTTGAGTCTAATGAGCATGCGGTGTATTCCGATTACGAGGACCAGATTTATCCCGGTGCGTTGATCAAAGGTAATTCTGTGGAGTCTTTTGATTTCAATCCCGTGGTCGGTTATACGCCGAAACCTATCAGTGTATCGGTATCCTTACCTGCACCGGCGAGTCTGGTAGCGGCGAATATCGCGGTGCCCTCTCTTACGGCTACCACCCAGATGGTGAACAATGTATTACTGAACAGCGAGTTCTCACAAAGTGGATTTTCGAAGTATAATCTTAACATCAAAGAGTTCACTTACTATGATGAGTTAAAAGAGTTTTTTGCTACCAGCAAGAATACGAACGCTATCTTTTTTAACAGCAGCAGTACGGGTAGTACCGGTATTAAAAAGATCTCCAAGACGACGGGGCTGATGGCGAAATTCATCCAGAAGAACTTCACGGTGGACATGGATATTCCGAAGGCGGGACAGTTGATCGACCTGAATGTAGACGCTGGTATTTTAGGCGCTTATTCGCCTTTGTATGTGAGTTCTGTCACGTATGGCCGTTTAGGTATCATTACGGTGGAGTCCAATGCCAGTTTTGACGAGTTAAAGACGGCTTTTCAGAAGGCCTTTGGTATACTCGGTATTGTGAACGGCAGTAATACGCTGACGCAGGCGGAGATCAACATCATCAACGGGGCGGATATCAAGGTGTACCTGGTAGGTGGCCAAGGTGCGATGGCCGTGCAGACGATGAGTGGTTATCAGCATTTCATGCAGTACCTGGGTGGTGGGCAGACATTTTCTGCGCAGACACCCGGTATGCCGATTGTATTCAGTATGCGGTATCTGAGCGATCACAAGCCTTACAAGGCGAAGTTCCAGATCAACTATGGCAATATCGAAAAGGTGTATGCGCGTATAGAGACTGCCTGGAGTGATAAGAAAGAGCCTTTCCCTCCCCCCTACCGCAAGTTTTATTTCTACAATGTGTTTTTGGCATTTTATTCGGATGCGGCTTGTACCAAACCTATGAAGGCCAGCAACGTGATCAAGTTCTCTTACAACTATACGACGAGGGGTGGTTTGAATCGACCGATGTCGGATGTGTATACGAGTCCTGCTACTGTGATTGACAATGTGCAGAAGGGGACGAAAATATTGCTGGAGCAGGATGCATTGATGGAAGTGGTGATCAGTGGCAGTGCGCCTCCTGACATGCCTACGGGTACGGAATATCAGAAGACCTATACTTTATTACCAGGTAATGGTTATACGGTTAAATAA
- a CDS encoding thiol-activated cytolysin family protein, whose amino-acid sequence MKTIISPVVLVLLCCLSSSCHKQELEKTVSPVAGDVLSAFQHMKKYPEQPIQINVKDRTPYSPVSTTADAGKSLDEHKRSDPPNETTVTYVNPVKELINWDAGSYAWEFEANEHVVYSDYEDQIYPGALIKGNSVASFDFNPVIGYTPKPISLSVSLPAPAGLVAGTINVPSLSATTQLVNHVLLNSTFAQGGFSKYNLNIKQFTYYDELKEFFASSKNTNLIFFNSGSSGSTDIKKISRNTGLMAKFIQKNFTVDMDIPKAGQLIDLNVDAGILGAYSPLYVSSVTYGRLGIITVESNASFDELKTAFQKAFGILGVVNSSNTLTQAEINIINGANIKVYLVGGQGAMAVQTMNGYQHFMQYLGGGQTFSPQTPGVPISFSMRYLSDHRPYKAQFQINYGPIAKVYTRIELRNYKTEYATSPFGYQYRVGEYADVHIAFYQDANCTMPTRAYNFVQFNFEQRNRSELNLVPEPPRITEDISNYSIKNELKGTSVLVGAHVRLASYPDYDSEQNYEQFFINFKMLPGEGYYIAK is encoded by the coding sequence ATGAAAACTATTATTAGCCCCGTAGTTTTAGTACTACTGTGCTGTCTTTCCAGTTCTTGCCACAAGCAGGAGCTGGAAAAGACAGTTAGCCCCGTAGCGGGGGATGTACTAAGTGCCTTCCAGCATATGAAAAAGTATCCGGAGCAACCGATACAGATCAATGTGAAGGACCGTACTCCTTATTCGCCTGTGAGCACTACGGCAGATGCCGGCAAATCTTTAGATGAGCACAAACGATCTGACCCACCTAACGAGACAACGGTTACTTATGTAAACCCTGTGAAAGAGCTGATCAACTGGGATGCGGGGAGTTATGCCTGGGAATTTGAGGCGAACGAGCATGTGGTTTATTCTGATTATGAGGACCAGATATATCCCGGTGCGCTGATCAAAGGTAATTCTGTAGCCTCCTTTGATTTCAACCCGGTGATCGGTTATACCCCGAAACCTATCAGCCTGTCGGTATCTTTACCAGCTCCGGCGGGGTTGGTGGCCGGCACTATTAACGTTCCATCCTTATCTGCCACTACGCAGCTGGTCAACCATGTATTGCTGAACAGCACTTTTGCGCAAGGAGGTTTTTCGAAGTATAACCTCAACATTAAACAATTCACGTATTATGATGAGCTGAAGGAGTTTTTCGCCTCCAGTAAGAACACGAATCTTATTTTCTTTAACAGTGGCAGTTCCGGCAGTACGGACATTAAAAAGATCTCCAGGAATACTGGTCTGATGGCGAAGTTCATCCAGAAGAACTTTACGGTGGACATGGATATTCCTAAAGCGGGGCAGTTGATAGACCTGAATGTGGATGCTGGTATACTCGGTGCTTATTCGCCCTTGTATGTAAGTTCTGTGACGTATGGCCGCCTGGGCATCATTACGGTAGAGTCGAATGCCAGTTTTGACGAATTAAAGACGGCGTTTCAGAAAGCCTTTGGTATACTCGGTGTGGTAAACAGCAGTAATACGCTGACGCAGGCGGAGATCAATATCATCAACGGTGCGAATATCAAGGTATACCTGGTGGGTGGTCAGGGAGCGATGGCGGTGCAGACAATGAACGGGTATCAGCATTTCATGCAGTACCTGGGTGGCGGGCAGACCTTTTCGCCACAGACGCCCGGGGTGCCTATCTCGTTCAGTATGCGTTACCTGAGTGATCACCGGCCTTATAAGGCGCAGTTCCAGATCAACTATGGTCCTATTGCCAAGGTATATACCCGTATCGAGCTGCGTAATTACAAGACGGAATATGCGACGAGCCCCTTTGGTTACCAGTACCGGGTTGGGGAGTATGCGGATGTGCATATTGCCTTTTACCAGGATGCGAACTGTACGATGCCTACGAGGGCTTACAATTTTGTGCAGTTCAACTTTGAGCAACGTAACCGGTCGGAGCTGAACCTTGTACCGGAGCCACCCCGTATCACTGAAGATATCTCCAATTACAGTATCAAAAATGAGCTGAAGGGTACTAGTGTATTGGTGGGAGCGCATGTACGGTTAGCGTCTTATCCTGATTATGACAGTGAGCAGAACTATGAGCAATTCTTTATCAACTTCAAAATGTTGCCCGGCGAAGGTTACTATATCGCAAAGTAG